A genomic segment from Polyangiaceae bacterium encodes:
- the csx17 gene encoding type I-U CRISPR-associated protein Csx17: MKLHLHALFGTAPAPLAFYLKALGVFRLVAKQADTNARAFWKDDVFHLVTKLDADELEAFFLNSYAPTPLVSPWNGGSGFYPKDSKDGIDALAKTDAPRFAAYRRAIEAARFVVGARAERPEKEEKAELLQALRASLPEEPLDWLDAAVVLTGKDSAQYPALLGSGGNDGRLDFTNNQMQRIAELFDTATGKPLPGAGELLRASLFGAASSAQKKSAVGQFLPGGAGGANAAAGFSGPSLVNPWDFVLMLEGAVMFQVAAVRRLEGFGLPEAAAPFAVKTLSAGYASAATENARGEQWMPLWNGPATLSEVEALFHEGRLQSGTRAAETAVDAALAVGRLGTARGVTSFARFGYIERNGLSNFAVPLGRFAVSLSPHIELVDEIMPWVRALQHFEARAKNAPATLSRIVRRIQEAILSASRKDAPRSAFIDLLTAMATAEDVLVRRPKVAAESRLRPIPKLSRGWVDAAYDGSVEARLALAIASQRGPQPGFGSIREHCLPLTHEKGQIRFAVAQDALRKDAGVVWSGRDLIADLGQIALRRVVEASRAGLRLFPLEGRAFAGLDDIAAFLDGRVDDRRIASLARAFMAFGDDAWNAVPVPPTSGEAWVPHAIFRLAYLSRPLDDLQPRNDPAPLRLLLAGRLEDAADVALRGLLVRGVRPKIRHIVGHENLAKRLAAAISIPVCRRDAMRLSSIIAKPHDVDAGVKTSISR; encoded by the coding sequence ATGAAACTGCATCTTCATGCGCTCTTCGGTACGGCCCCCGCGCCGCTCGCGTTTTACCTGAAAGCCCTCGGCGTGTTCCGTTTGGTCGCGAAACAAGCGGATACCAATGCTCGCGCATTCTGGAAGGACGACGTCTTTCATCTCGTCACCAAGCTCGATGCGGACGAGCTCGAGGCGTTTTTCCTGAATTCCTATGCGCCCACGCCGCTCGTCAGCCCGTGGAATGGCGGCAGCGGGTTTTATCCGAAAGACTCGAAAGACGGCATCGACGCGCTGGCGAAAACCGATGCGCCCCGGTTTGCGGCCTATCGACGGGCCATTGAAGCTGCGCGTTTCGTCGTGGGTGCGCGTGCCGAACGGCCCGAAAAGGAAGAAAAGGCCGAGCTGCTTCAAGCATTGCGAGCGTCGCTCCCGGAAGAGCCGCTCGATTGGCTCGACGCCGCCGTCGTGCTCACCGGGAAAGATTCCGCTCAATATCCAGCGCTTCTGGGCTCGGGCGGTAACGATGGGCGGCTCGATTTCACGAACAACCAAATGCAGCGCATTGCGGAATTGTTCGATACGGCGACCGGGAAACCTTTGCCGGGCGCGGGCGAGTTATTGCGAGCATCCCTCTTCGGTGCGGCGTCGTCGGCACAGAAAAAAAGTGCAGTCGGCCAATTCTTGCCGGGTGGTGCAGGTGGCGCGAATGCAGCGGCGGGTTTTTCGGGGCCATCCTTGGTCAATCCGTGGGATTTTGTCCTGATGCTCGAAGGGGCCGTGATGTTCCAAGTCGCCGCCGTCCGAAGGCTCGAAGGGTTCGGCCTCCCTGAAGCGGCCGCGCCTTTTGCGGTCAAGACGCTTTCGGCAGGTTACGCGAGCGCCGCGACGGAGAATGCGCGCGGCGAACAATGGATGCCGCTGTGGAATGGCCCGGCAACGCTTTCCGAAGTGGAAGCATTGTTTCACGAAGGCCGATTGCAAAGCGGGACGCGCGCGGCGGAAACCGCGGTCGACGCGGCGCTCGCCGTGGGGCGTTTGGGTACGGCGCGCGGCGTGACGTCATTTGCGCGTTTCGGATACATCGAGCGCAATGGTTTGTCGAACTTCGCCGTCCCTCTGGGACGATTCGCCGTATCCCTCTCGCCCCACATCGAATTGGTCGATGAAATCATGCCCTGGGTGCGCGCATTGCAACACTTCGAGGCGCGCGCCAAAAATGCGCCGGCGACCTTGTCCCGTATCGTGCGCCGAATTCAAGAAGCCATCCTCTCCGCGAGCCGCAAGGATGCCCCACGAAGCGCATTCATCGACCTCCTCACCGCCATGGCGACCGCCGAAGACGTGCTCGTGCGAAGGCCCAAAGTCGCCGCGGAATCGCGCCTCCGGCCCATTCCGAAATTGTCTCGAGGCTGGGTCGATGCCGCCTATGACGGCTCGGTCGAAGCGCGCCTCGCCCTCGCCATTGCATCGCAACGAGGGCCCCAGCCTGGATTCGGATCCATTCGCGAACATTGCTTGCCGCTCACCCACGAAAAAGGGCAAATACGTTTTGCCGTCGCGCAGGACGCATTGCGAAAAGATGCGGGCGTCGTATGGTCCGGGCGCGATCTCATCGCAGACCTCGGCCAGATCGCATTGCGACGCGTCGTGGAAGCATCTCGCGCGGGGCTGCGCCTCTTTCCGCTCGAAGGCCGAGCGTTCGCGGGGCTCGACGACATTGCAGCGTTTCTCGATGGCCGCGTGGACGATCGGCGTATCGCATCGCTCGCTCGCGCTTTCATGGCATTCGGAGACGACGCGTGGAATGCCGTGCCCGTGCCTCCGACGTCCGGGGAAGCGTGGGTGCCGCACGCGATATTCCGATTGGCGTATTTGTCGCGGCCGCTCGATGACCTACAGCCCCGTAACGATCCAGCGCCGCTGCGTTTGCTCTTGGCAGGACGCCTCGAAGACGCCGCCGATGTTGCATTGCGCGGGCTCTTGGTGCGAGGTGTTCGGCCCAAGATTCGGCACATCGTCGGCCATGAGAACCTCGCAAAACGCCTCGCCGCAGCGATATCCATTCCCGTATGCAGGCGCGATGCGATGCGCCTCTCGAGCATCATTGCCAAACCCCACGACGTCGACGCGGGCGTAAAAACATCCATTTCAAGATAG
- the cas7u gene encoding type I-U CRISPR-associated protein Cas7 produces the protein MTIDLKLLLPEKDPKPSRLLLECELRPVQGKRFQPTGFPDLGAAVFETNEGTRLLVESAQSMANRLEAVCWDQEKQDLLEPLCGLPYVRVERKDGTYLTSSLTEAHRLNSPYILESKDTSFMQKLKKESDTFSVGAIDRQKLAEMVLKYDVGALLHGLFLAKQDLAGGRLRIERVISAFIEADDVRVAASGGVKNDQVNPSGDTSKGFGNVPFARDEYTARKIVAYFNVDLAQIRGYRLGPEVSRMLVLVALFKIRALLDGGLRLRTACDLELVGTPNVKRPEGFVLPSYTDLAAALPSAIAACQSRFAGERGVTRVVFEG, from the coding sequence ATGACCATCGATCTGAAACTGCTCTTGCCCGAAAAAGATCCAAAACCTTCGCGCCTGCTTTTGGAGTGCGAGCTTCGTCCGGTGCAGGGTAAACGTTTTCAACCCACGGGCTTTCCGGACCTTGGAGCGGCCGTATTCGAAACCAACGAAGGAACTCGGCTGCTCGTCGAAAGCGCGCAAAGCATGGCCAATCGACTCGAAGCGGTCTGCTGGGACCAGGAAAAACAAGATTTGCTCGAACCCCTTTGCGGACTTCCCTACGTGCGCGTCGAACGGAAAGATGGAACGTATTTAACGAGCTCCCTCACCGAAGCGCATCGATTGAATTCGCCGTACATCCTCGAAAGCAAAGACACCTCGTTCATGCAGAAGCTGAAGAAAGAGAGCGACACGTTTTCGGTCGGCGCAATCGATCGCCAAAAGCTCGCCGAAATGGTCCTCAAATACGACGTGGGCGCGCTCTTGCACGGGTTATTTTTGGCCAAACAGGACCTCGCAGGCGGGAGATTGCGCATCGAACGCGTGATCTCTGCATTCATCGAGGCTGACGATGTGCGCGTCGCGGCATCGGGCGGCGTCAAGAACGACCAGGTGAATCCAAGCGGCGATACGTCGAAAGGATTCGGCAACGTGCCGTTCGCGCGCGACGAATATACCGCACGAAAAATCGTGGCGTATTTCAATGTTGACTTGGCTCAGATTCGCGGATATCGATTGGGACCGGAGGTGTCGCGCATGCTCGTGCTCGTCGCGTTGTTCAAGATCCGTGCGTTGCTCGATGGCGGATTGCGCCTGCGAACTGCATGCGATCTGGAATTGGTCGGGACGCCGAACGTGAAACGACCGGAAGGGTTCGTCCTGCCGTCCTATACCGACCTCGCGGCCGCCTTGCCCAGCGCCATTGCCGCATGCCAAAGCCGCTTTGCGGGCGAACGCGGCGTGACGCGCGTCGTATTCGAGGGCTGA
- the cas5u6u gene encoding type I-U CRISPR-associated protein Cas5/Cas6 codes for MLQCPAGRYHATPWGRHVNEGEVEWPPSPWRLYRALLAAGFNRLGWTAIPPLAVELFDSLARVLPEYHLPAATVGHTRHYMPQFKGSTSKVLDAFAYVGRGDHDALGITWNVDLSPETLGLFDSLLGALTYLGRAESWVDAQRVETIAEGLDRCIASDSAPGPGFDRIALLAPLEPAAFTAWRDQAVEQEKQKRSANVAPSAGKKKGGLSKKDSEAISKMFPADIVSVLGADTATLQKQGWNQPPGTRWAAYWRRQDALSTLPAAHRAVMAERPAVDTMLLALSSNTSHSEVLPRFTESLWWLEKLHRALVKRSAESGRVSACLLGRDEDGDPMEGHRHVTLVPLSLDGKNRLDHVLLHAPMGFDDAAIGVLRRFRTLYGNERRNIPDLYVSLVGMGKRADLATSARQLHSSKVWQSVTPFLPPRFLKARGANALEGQVRAELACRGFPNPVHIEIELEDGHAPIADAWALWRAGAPRVQLVEGAQMVSAMEPVRRLSTAWRHFRRERFDHAKRPPVDAAFGLRLSFAEPVDGPIAIGYASHFGLGQFVPA; via the coding sequence ATGCTGCAATGTCCCGCGGGACGATATCACGCAACGCCCTGGGGACGGCACGTCAACGAAGGCGAAGTGGAATGGCCGCCGAGCCCCTGGCGGCTTTATCGAGCTTTACTGGCCGCCGGCTTCAATCGGCTCGGATGGACCGCGATTCCTCCCTTGGCCGTCGAGCTCTTCGATTCGCTCGCGCGCGTATTGCCCGAATACCACCTGCCCGCAGCCACGGTAGGCCACACGCGCCATTACATGCCCCAATTCAAAGGATCGACGAGCAAAGTGCTCGATGCCTTCGCTTACGTGGGCCGAGGTGACCACGATGCGCTCGGAATCACGTGGAACGTCGACCTTTCGCCAGAGACGCTCGGGCTCTTCGATTCGCTTCTCGGCGCCCTCACGTACCTCGGTCGCGCCGAATCGTGGGTGGATGCGCAGCGCGTGGAAACCATTGCCGAAGGATTGGACAGGTGCATTGCGAGCGATTCGGCGCCAGGGCCGGGATTCGATCGAATCGCGCTCTTGGCGCCGCTCGAACCGGCAGCATTCACAGCATGGCGTGATCAAGCCGTCGAACAAGAAAAACAAAAACGTTCGGCGAATGTCGCACCTTCGGCCGGCAAGAAAAAAGGCGGATTGTCCAAGAAGGATTCGGAGGCAATATCAAAAATGTTTCCGGCGGATATCGTGTCGGTGCTCGGCGCCGATACGGCGACATTGCAAAAGCAAGGCTGGAATCAACCTCCAGGCACGCGCTGGGCGGCATATTGGCGGCGCCAGGATGCCTTGTCGACTTTGCCGGCGGCTCACCGAGCGGTCATGGCCGAAAGGCCCGCGGTCGATACGATGCTCTTGGCCTTGTCGTCGAATACGTCGCATTCCGAAGTGCTGCCGCGATTCACGGAATCGCTATGGTGGCTCGAAAAATTGCACCGAGCGCTCGTGAAGCGTTCCGCCGAATCGGGGCGCGTTTCGGCGTGTCTTTTGGGGCGCGACGAAGACGGCGACCCGATGGAAGGGCACCGTCACGTGACGCTCGTGCCGCTGTCGCTCGACGGGAAAAACCGATTGGATCACGTGCTTTTGCATGCGCCGATGGGATTCGACGATGCGGCCATCGGTGTTCTGCGGCGCTTTCGGACGCTCTACGGAAACGAAAGGCGAAATATCCCGGACCTGTATGTGTCGCTCGTGGGAATGGGCAAACGAGCGGACCTTGCGACGAGCGCGCGGCAACTGCATTCGAGCAAGGTTTGGCAGAGCGTAACGCCGTTTTTGCCGCCCAGGTTCTTGAAGGCGCGAGGGGCCAATGCGCTGGAAGGACAAGTGCGAGCCGAGCTTGCGTGCCGCGGTTTTCCCAATCCCGTGCATATCGAAATCGAGCTGGAAGACGGGCATGCGCCCATCGCGGATGCTTGGGCGCTATGGCGCGCGGGCGCTCCCAGGGTGCAATTGGTCGAGGGGGCGCAAATGGTCAGTGCAATGGAGCCTGTCCGGAGGCTGAGCACCGCGTGGCGTCACTTTCGGCGTGAACGGTTCGACCATGCCAAACGACCTCCGGTCGACGCGGCTTTTGGTCTGCGCCTGTCGTTTGCCGAGCCGGTCGATGGTCCGATCGCGATCGGATACGCTTCGCACTTCGGTTTGGGGCAGTTCGTCCCGGCATAA